A single genomic interval of Patescibacteria group bacterium harbors:
- the def gene encoding peptide deformylase yields the protein MPILKIITQPNQILRKKSIEISPEAIKSREFKNLISAMDKTMLKTDGVGLAAPQIGKNIRLAVINSKDGVFCLINPKFTKKSWAREIGQEGCLSIPGVFGKVKRHKKISLTYTDKDGKKTKLTAVGMMARVIQHEIDHLDGILFIDKAVEIENEKLKNKNE from the coding sequence AATAACTCAGCCCAACCAGATTTTAAGGAAAAAATCAATTGAAATAAGCCCGGAAGCTATAAAAAGCCGCGAATTTAAAAACCTTATTTCCGCCATGGATAAAACCATGCTTAAAACCGACGGCGTTGGCTTGGCCGCTCCGCAAATTGGGAAGAATATCAGATTGGCCGTCATTAATTCCAAAGACGGAGTTTTCTGCTTGATAAACCCCAAATTCACTAAAAAATCCTGGGCGCGCGAAATAGGGCAAGAAGGCTGCTTATCCATACCCGGAGTTTTCGGCAAAGTTAAAAGGCACAAAAAAATCAGCTTAACTTATACGGATAAAGACGGCAAAAAAACCAAACTTACCGCCGTCGGCATGATGGCTCGGGTGATACAGCATGAGATTGATCATCTTGACGGAATACTTTTTATTGACAAGGCGGTAGAGATAGAAAATGAAAAATTAAAAAACAAAAATGAATAA